In the genome of Lacerta agilis isolate rLacAgi1 chromosome 2, rLacAgi1.pri, whole genome shotgun sequence, one region contains:
- the TXNDC15 gene encoding thioredoxin domain-containing protein 15 isoform X3 — translation MMVLSSRGRGRGLWLAWVLASLLTAVAEMEETTDSPPEKLSETAVPFTVKSSSVPASSDGPKESVQYRTAEIADAMMGSSIPAAEPVVLSVVPGESKERHVLEHDTGTCDAAVDGECSTQGIVSFLSQPGSPVQEQVIDSPVVLEAVHPSSGEDSNSTDGVKTPKVNCEERNITGITNFTLQILNISQDLMEFLNPNGSDCTLVLFYTPWCRFSANLAPHFNSLPRAFPTLHFLALDASQHSSLSTRFGTVAVPNILLFQGAKPMARFNHTDRTLETLKSFIFNQTVALSSHQLST, via the exons ATGATGGTCTTGTCCTCGCgcgggcgggggcggggcctCTGGCTGGCCTGGGTGCTCGCAAGTCTTCTTACAG CAGTAGCTGAAATGGAAGAAACCACTGACTCGCCACCTGAAAAGTTAAGTGAAACTGCTGTACCATTCACTGTGAAAAGCAGTTCTGTACCTGCAAGCAGCGATGGGCCTAAAGAATCGGTGCAGTACAGGACTGCAGAGATAGCTGATGCTATGATGGGTAGCAGCATACCTGCAGCTGAGCCTGTAGTTCTGTCAGTTGTTCCAGGTGAGTCCAAGGAGAGACATGTCTTGGAGCATGACACCGGCACCTGTGATGCAGCTGTTGATGGTGAATGCAGTACGCAGggtattgtttcatttttatctcAACCTGGGTCTCCTGTACAAGAGCAAGTAATAGATTCACCTGTAGTTCTGGAAGCAGTGCATCCTTCATCAGGAGAGGACTCTAATAGCACAGATGGTGTGAAAACCCCAAAAGTGAATTGTGAGGAAAGAAACATTACAGGGATAACAAACTTCACATTACAAATCTTGAATATTTCACAA GATTTAATGGAGTTCTTAAATCCAAATGGCAGTGACTGTACCTTAGTCCTGTTTTATACTCCTTGGTGCCGTTTCTCTGCCAATCTGGCTCCTCATTTTAATTCTTTGCCCCGAGCATTCCCAACTCTTCATTTCTTGGCTTTGGATGCCTCTCAGCACAGCAG TTTATCAACCAGGTTTGGAACTGTGGCTGTTCCCAACATCCTTCTTTTTCAAGGAGCTAAGCCAATGGCAAGATTTAACCATACAGATCGAACCCTGGAAACACTGAAATCTTTCATTTTTAATCAGACAG tAGCTCTGAGTAGCCATCAACTCAGCACATGA
- the TXNDC15 gene encoding thioredoxin domain-containing protein 15 isoform X1, protein MMVLSSRGRGRGLWLAWVLASLLTAVAEMEETTDSPPEKLSETAVPFTVKSSSVPASSDGPKESVQYRTAEIADAMMGSSIPAAEPVVLSVVPGESKERHVLEHDTGTCDAAVDGECSTQGIVSFLSQPGSPVQEQVIDSPVVLEAVHPSSGEDSNSTDGVKTPKVNCEERNITGITNFTLQILNISQDLMEFLNPNGSDCTLVLFYTPWCRFSANLAPHFNSLPRAFPTLHFLALDASQHSSLSTRFGTVAVPNILLFQGAKPMARFNHTDRTLETLKSFIFNQTGIEPKSDVVVTEEDQDGPLPSTLTRGIDWLLLFSLLFLISFIMYATVRTESIRWLIPGQDQEHQE, encoded by the exons ATGATGGTCTTGTCCTCGCgcgggcgggggcggggcctCTGGCTGGCCTGGGTGCTCGCAAGTCTTCTTACAG CAGTAGCTGAAATGGAAGAAACCACTGACTCGCCACCTGAAAAGTTAAGTGAAACTGCTGTACCATTCACTGTGAAAAGCAGTTCTGTACCTGCAAGCAGCGATGGGCCTAAAGAATCGGTGCAGTACAGGACTGCAGAGATAGCTGATGCTATGATGGGTAGCAGCATACCTGCAGCTGAGCCTGTAGTTCTGTCAGTTGTTCCAGGTGAGTCCAAGGAGAGACATGTCTTGGAGCATGACACCGGCACCTGTGATGCAGCTGTTGATGGTGAATGCAGTACGCAGggtattgtttcatttttatctcAACCTGGGTCTCCTGTACAAGAGCAAGTAATAGATTCACCTGTAGTTCTGGAAGCAGTGCATCCTTCATCAGGAGAGGACTCTAATAGCACAGATGGTGTGAAAACCCCAAAAGTGAATTGTGAGGAAAGAAACATTACAGGGATAACAAACTTCACATTACAAATCTTGAATATTTCACAA GATTTAATGGAGTTCTTAAATCCAAATGGCAGTGACTGTACCTTAGTCCTGTTTTATACTCCTTGGTGCCGTTTCTCTGCCAATCTGGCTCCTCATTTTAATTCTTTGCCCCGAGCATTCCCAACTCTTCATTTCTTGGCTTTGGATGCCTCTCAGCACAGCAG TTTATCAACCAGGTTTGGAACTGTGGCTGTTCCCAACATCCTTCTTTTTCAAGGAGCTAAGCCAATGGCAAGATTTAACCATACAGATCGAACCCTGGAAACACTGAAATCTTTCATTTTTAATCAGACAG gaaTAGAGCCCAAGTCTGATGTGGTGGTAACTGAGGAAGATCAGGATGGTCCCCTGCCTAGCACACTGACTAGAGGCATAGACTGGCTTCTCTTATTTTCTTTACTGTTCCTCATCAGCTTTATCATGTATGCCACTGTCCGGACAGAGAGCATCCGGTGGTTAATACCTGGTCAAGATCAGGAACATCAGGAATGA
- the TXNDC15 gene encoding thioredoxin domain-containing protein 15 isoform X2, whose amino-acid sequence MMVLSSRGRGRGLWLAWVLASLLTVAEMEETTDSPPEKLSETAVPFTVKSSSVPASSDGPKESVQYRTAEIADAMMGSSIPAAEPVVLSVVPGESKERHVLEHDTGTCDAAVDGECSTQGIVSFLSQPGSPVQEQVIDSPVVLEAVHPSSGEDSNSTDGVKTPKVNCEERNITGITNFTLQILNISQDLMEFLNPNGSDCTLVLFYTPWCRFSANLAPHFNSLPRAFPTLHFLALDASQHSSLSTRFGTVAVPNILLFQGAKPMARFNHTDRTLETLKSFIFNQTGIEPKSDVVVTEEDQDGPLPSTLTRGIDWLLLFSLLFLISFIMYATVRTESIRWLIPGQDQEHQE is encoded by the exons ATGATGGTCTTGTCCTCGCgcgggcgggggcggggcctCTGGCTGGCCTGGGTGCTCGCAAGTCTTCTTACAG TAGCTGAAATGGAAGAAACCACTGACTCGCCACCTGAAAAGTTAAGTGAAACTGCTGTACCATTCACTGTGAAAAGCAGTTCTGTACCTGCAAGCAGCGATGGGCCTAAAGAATCGGTGCAGTACAGGACTGCAGAGATAGCTGATGCTATGATGGGTAGCAGCATACCTGCAGCTGAGCCTGTAGTTCTGTCAGTTGTTCCAGGTGAGTCCAAGGAGAGACATGTCTTGGAGCATGACACCGGCACCTGTGATGCAGCTGTTGATGGTGAATGCAGTACGCAGggtattgtttcatttttatctcAACCTGGGTCTCCTGTACAAGAGCAAGTAATAGATTCACCTGTAGTTCTGGAAGCAGTGCATCCTTCATCAGGAGAGGACTCTAATAGCACAGATGGTGTGAAAACCCCAAAAGTGAATTGTGAGGAAAGAAACATTACAGGGATAACAAACTTCACATTACAAATCTTGAATATTTCACAA GATTTAATGGAGTTCTTAAATCCAAATGGCAGTGACTGTACCTTAGTCCTGTTTTATACTCCTTGGTGCCGTTTCTCTGCCAATCTGGCTCCTCATTTTAATTCTTTGCCCCGAGCATTCCCAACTCTTCATTTCTTGGCTTTGGATGCCTCTCAGCACAGCAG TTTATCAACCAGGTTTGGAACTGTGGCTGTTCCCAACATCCTTCTTTTTCAAGGAGCTAAGCCAATGGCAAGATTTAACCATACAGATCGAACCCTGGAAACACTGAAATCTTTCATTTTTAATCAGACAG gaaTAGAGCCCAAGTCTGATGTGGTGGTAACTGAGGAAGATCAGGATGGTCCCCTGCCTAGCACACTGACTAGAGGCATAGACTGGCTTCTCTTATTTTCTTTACTGTTCCTCATCAGCTTTATCATGTATGCCACTGTCCGGACAGAGAGCATCCGGTGGTTAATACCTGGTCAAGATCAGGAACATCAGGAATGA